From Clostridiales bacterium, one genomic window encodes:
- a CDS encoding DegV family protein: MSFILSSDSCCDCYKSELKKHNIKYIPMAYIIDDVEYRDHYDSDQEYKDFYEILRSGKMSKTAQLSPFETAEYFEKLIKEEKGDIVHIALSGGLSNTAANAKLAAKEVMEKYPDRKVYAIDSKAATQGQRYVLDVARQLRDEGKSAQETAEHLEKIINTLHHFIFAKDLFHLKRGGRISPAVAMVGTVLGIRPIIIINHRGQLVPFDKERGMAKTLRYAVNALKKYGKKDVSKAYIAHADDLETAQELQNMLLEENLVKEVKIGYIGPIIGTHTGPGTVGLVFEGEKRIEIDP; the protein is encoded by the coding sequence ATGAGTTTTATTCTTTCCTCGGATTCTTGCTGCGATTGCTATAAAAGCGAACTAAAAAAACACAACATAAAATATATCCCCATGGCTTATATTATTGACGATGTTGAATATAGGGATCACTACGACAGCGATCAAGAGTATAAGGATTTTTACGAGATTTTAAGGTCGGGAAAAATGTCCAAAACCGCGCAATTATCGCCCTTTGAAACGGCCGAATATTTTGAAAAATTAATAAAAGAAGAAAAGGGCGACATTGTCCACATCGCTTTATCGGGCGGGCTTTCCAATACGGCCGCCAACGCCAAACTGGCCGCGAAAGAGGTAATGGAAAAATACCCCGACCGCAAAGTTTACGCCATTGACTCAAAAGCGGCGACCCAAGGCCAAAGATATGTGCTGGACGTGGCGCGCCAATTAAGAGACGAGGGTAAAAGCGCCCAAGAAACAGCTGAGCATTTAGAAAAAATTATTAACACGCTTCATCACTTTATATTCGCCAAAGATTTGTTTCATTTAAAAAGAGGCGGACGGATAAGCCCCGCTGTCGCTATGGTAGGCACTGTTTTGGGCATCCGCCCTATTATAATTATCAACCACAGAGGACAATTGGTTCCTTTTGACAAAGAACGGGGCATGGCCAAAACATTAAGATACGCTGTCAACGCGCTCAAAAAATACGGCAAAAAAGATGTATCCAAGGCCTATATCGCGCACGCCGATGATCTTGAGACCGCCCAAGAACTCCAAAATATGTTATTGGAAGAAAACTTGGTCAAAGAGGTAAAGATAGGTTACATAGGGCCGATTATAGGAACGCATACCGGGCCCGGAACGGTCGGGTTGGTTTTTGAAGGCGAAAAAAGAATAGAAATTGACCCCTAA
- a CDS encoding cellulase family glycosylhydrolase — MSKKNLYLGAAYYPEVYYFETIDQDIEYMKKARLNVMRMGEFAWSVFEPQEGQYNFEWLKKVVDKLYQNGIYSILCTPSNTPPIWLTRKHPEILRRDDDGSYAVHGGRGHGCPNSPIFNEYVKKIVSKMAQYFKDHEAVIGWQIDNEIYPWRQGCRCNFCMKEFYKHLENKYKTIDNLNRQMALRIWSIEYGAFDQIEYPKIKEWGSHPALTTEYIDFQMRSNANFISRQADILRENGVKVPIGTDMMTFASQDHYITNQNLDVAMINHYHSKENFYECAFWMDYMARLKDRPFWNTETATTANGANSVNPNFYPVGYNYINTLIPFAFGGEMNLYWLFRAHYAGPELMHSSVITSQGKPVHVFDETVQAAQTLERCKRFLTELELEKAEFAMSFSSNAYNIFEGQKVAAGFNYTENIINKCYYPLLKAGIVPGIHNPNNSLNGIKVLYSPFLISIEEGDFAFRLIEWIKQGGIWIAGPLTDIRNRYYAKYRNSVFGFIEDLTGIQNLYQIPSTSLENSIEFEDGTLCKTSIWNDVFLTRPEHKVIARYHSPSPAIDQKAAIVGCQVGKGEIVVMGAMPEQEYLIALIKTYLKKADCMPKIKTSSNVLAIKRKNGGRTGYCIVELFCQKGEVKLDGQYLDVEKSAKVSGTVEIEPYSFRCLEKID; from the coding sequence ATGTCCAAAAAAAATTTGTATTTAGGAGCGGCGTATTATCCCGAGGTTTATTATTTTGAAACGATTGACCAAGACATAGAATACATGAAAAAAGCCCGTCTTAATGTTATGAGGATGGGCGAGTTCGCTTGGAGCGTGTTTGAGCCTCAAGAGGGACAATATAATTTTGAATGGCTAAAAAAAGTAGTTGATAAGCTGTATCAAAACGGCATTTATAGTATCCTTTGCACTCCTTCCAATACGCCTCCTATATGGCTAACCAGAAAACATCCCGAAATTTTAAGGCGCGATGACGACGGCTCATACGCCGTTCACGGCGGGCGCGGGCACGGCTGCCCGAATAGCCCGATTTTTAACGAATATGTTAAAAAAATAGTCTCCAAGATGGCGCAATATTTTAAAGACCACGAGGCTGTAATAGGCTGGCAAATAGATAACGAAATTTATCCGTGGCGTCAGGGATGCCGTTGCAATTTTTGCATGAAGGAGTTTTATAAACATCTTGAGAATAAATATAAAACAATAGACAATCTCAACAGGCAAATGGCGCTTAGAATCTGGAGCATAGAATATGGCGCTTTTGACCAGATAGAATATCCCAAAATCAAAGAGTGGGGTTCCCATCCCGCTTTAACAACCGAATATATAGATTTCCAAATGCGCAGCAACGCTAACTTCATATCCCGCCAAGCCGATATATTAAGGGAAAACGGCGTCAAAGTTCCAATCGGAACGGACATGATGACATTTGCAAGCCAGGACCATTACATAACCAATCAAAACTTGGATGTGGCAATGATTAACCATTATCATTCCAAGGAAAATTTTTATGAATGCGCGTTTTGGATGGATTATATGGCCCGCCTAAAAGACAGGCCGTTTTGGAACACCGAGACAGCCACCACCGCCAACGGCGCAAACAGCGTCAATCCTAACTTTTATCCCGTAGGCTATAATTATATAAACACTTTGATTCCTTTCGCGTTCGGGGGCGAGATGAATTTGTATTGGCTGTTCAGGGCGCATTACGCTGGTCCCGAGCTTATGCATTCATCGGTTATAACATCCCAAGGCAAGCCCGTTCATGTTTTTGACGAGACCGTGCAAGCGGCGCAGACTTTGGAAAGATGCAAGCGATTTTTGACCGAGTTGGAGCTTGAAAAGGCCGAGTTTGCGATGAGTTTTTCAAGCAACGCCTATAATATCTTTGAAGGTCAAAAAGTGGCGGCGGGATTTAACTATACCGAAAATATTATAAATAAATGTTACTACCCTTTGTTAAAAGCAGGCATCGTGCCGGGCATCCATAATCCCAATAATTCTTTGAACGGCATAAAAGTATTATATTCGCCCTTTTTAATATCAATAGAAGAAGGCGATTTCGCTTTTAGGCTGATAGAATGGATTAAACAAGGCGGAATTTGGATAGCCGGACCGCTGACCGATATACGCAACCGCTATTACGCCAAGTATAGAAATTCTGTGTTCGGGTTTATAGAAGACCTTACGGGCATACAAAACCTTTATCAAATCCCGTCCACAAGCTTGGAAAACTCCATTGAGTTTGAAGACGGGACATTGTGCAAAACGAGTATTTGGAACGATGTCTTTTTGACCAGACCCGAGCATAAAGTTATCGCCCGCTATCATTCGCCCAGTCCGGCGATAGACCAAAAAGCCGCCATAGTCGGTTGCCAGGTAGGCAAAGGCGAAATAGTAGTAATGGGCGCAATGCCCGAGCAAGAGTATTTAATAGCCTTAATAAAAACCTATCTAAAAAAAGCCGATTGCATGCCCAAAATAAAGACCAGTTCCAATGTTTTGGCAATCAAAAGAAAAAACGGCGGCAGGACGGGCTATTGTATTGTTGAATTATTTTGCCAAAAAGGCGAAGTAAAACTAGACGGACAATATCTAGATGTGGAAAAATCAGCCAAAGTATCGGGAACAGTGGAGATAGAGCCTTACAGCTTTAGGTGTTTGGAGAAAATTGATTGA
- the yicI gene encoding alpha-xylosidase, which yields MKFTEGLWTVKENFNAEYAREIRDIRKSQNLLTMYCPFRTIEFRYHTLNLGLITIEAYSPLQDCISIRLIGHKGGKRNIKKFEWELKNIDIRINENGAELTSGSLTMRAQKKPFNISFFADDKKLTGYMDKSLSIMTDKHTKTRYLVNGLELDVGECIYGGGERFTPFIKNGQSIDIWNVDGGTASDMSYKNVPFFMSSKGYGIFVNTPDLVSFEIGSEKVEETQFSVADEELEYVIIYGKTPADILDKYTQLTGRPALLPPWSYGLWLSTSFTTNYDEKTVNFFIDEMQRRQIPLSIFHFDCFWMKEFEWTSLVWDKDAFPDPKGMLDRLRKKGLKICVWINPYIAQKTQMFEEGLKNGYFLKRADGRVYQRDEWQAGMAIVDFTNPQACKWYSDKLEQLIDMGVDAFKTDFGEKIPEDAVYYDGSDPRAMHNYYSYLYNACVFELLQRKKGISEAIVFARSACAGGQKFPVHWGGDCNSTYNSMAESLRGGLSLMCSGFGYWSHDIGGFENNSPPDIYKRWVAFGLLSSHSRLHGSGSYRVPWDYDEEACDVLRFFTNLKCSLMPYIYQASIITHQKGTPIMRPMFFEFDEPTCKYLDRQYMFGKNILVAPVLSKDNWCEFYLPEGEWVHYLSCERLQGGKWYKKQYDFFSLPMYVRPDSIIPKGSVNDRPDYDYIADTVYEIFNLQSRAECVVSSYDQKRQAKVSAQRDQNVINIITQGDVKYILLNGITNAEVQGAQAKASERGLMLEAKSNNIKVVL from the coding sequence ATGAAATTTACGGAAGGACTTTGGACGGTTAAGGAAAATTTTAATGCTGAATACGCGAGAGAAATCAGGGATATTAGAAAATCCCAAAACTTGCTGACTATGTATTGTCCGTTTAGAACCATTGAATTTCGTTACCATACGCTTAATTTGGGTCTTATTACCATAGAAGCGTATTCTCCGCTCCAAGATTGCATAAGCATAAGGCTAATCGGACACAAAGGCGGCAAGAGAAATATCAAAAAATTTGAATGGGAACTCAAAAATATAGACATCCGTATAAACGAAAACGGCGCGGAATTGACCTCGGGCAGCCTTACTATGCGCGCCCAAAAAAAGCCGTTTAATATATCGTTTTTTGCGGATGATAAAAAACTTACGGGCTACATGGACAAATCTTTGTCAATAATGACGGATAAACACACCAAAACCAGATACTTGGTCAACGGCTTGGAGCTTGATGTGGGCGAGTGCATCTACGGCGGCGGCGAGAGATTTACGCCCTTTATCAAGAACGGCCAGTCCATAGATATATGGAACGTAGACGGCGGAACGGCCAGCGATATGTCTTACAAAAATGTGCCGTTTTTTATGAGCAGCAAGGGCTATGGAATTTTTGTCAACACTCCCGACCTTGTCTCGTTTGAGATAGGAAGCGAGAAGGTAGAAGAAACTCAATTTTCGGTGGCCGATGAAGAGCTGGAATATGTAATTATATACGGCAAAACGCCCGCCGATATTTTGGACAAATACACCCAGCTAACCGGCAGACCCGCGTTGTTGCCGCCATGGTCGTATGGGCTTTGGCTGTCAACCTCGTTTACGACCAATTACGACGAAAAAACGGTTAATTTCTTTATAGACGAAATGCAAAGGCGTCAAATTCCTTTGAGCATATTCCATTTTGATTGTTTCTGGATGAAAGAGTTTGAATGGACCAGCTTGGTATGGGATAAGGATGCTTTTCCTGACCCTAAAGGCATGCTTGACAGGCTTCGCAAAAAAGGCCTAAAAATATGCGTTTGGATTAATCCCTATATAGCCCAAAAAACGCAGATGTTTGAAGAAGGCCTAAAAAACGGCTATTTCTTAAAGCGCGCTGACGGGCGGGTATATCAGCGCGACGAATGGCAAGCGGGCATGGCGATAGTGGACTTTACCAATCCACAGGCTTGCAAATGGTATTCGGACAAACTTGAGCAATTGATAGATATGGGCGTGGACGCCTTTAAGACCGATTTTGGCGAAAAAATTCCCGAAGACGCGGTTTATTATGACGGCTCGGACCCTAGGGCAATGCATAATTATTACAGTTATTTGTATAACGCCTGCGTGTTTGAATTATTGCAAAGGAAAAAAGGCATAAGCGAGGCCATAGTGTTTGCCAGAAGCGCTTGCGCCGGCGGGCAAAAATTTCCAGTCCATTGGGGCGGGGATTGCAATTCCACATATAATTCAATGGCCGAAAGCCTAAGAGGCGGACTGTCTTTGATGTGCAGCGGTTTTGGCTATTGGAGCCATGATATAGGCGGGTTTGAAAATAATTCGCCGCCCGATATATATAAAAGATGGGTCGCTTTCGGACTTTTATCGTCGCACAGCAGGCTGCACGGCTCGGGCTCTTATAGAGTGCCTTGGGACTATGACGAGGAAGCCTGCGATGTATTAAGGTTTTTCACCAATCTTAAATGCTCGCTGATGCCTTACATATATCAGGCGTCCATAATAACGCACCAAAAGGGCACGCCTATTATGCGCCCGATGTTTTTTGAGTTTGACGAGCCCACATGCAAATATTTGGATAGACAATACATGTTCGGCAAAAATATCTTGGTAGCGCCCGTGCTATCCAAAGATAATTGGTGCGAGTTTTATTTGCCCGAAGGCGAATGGGTCCATTACCTAAGCTGCGAAAGACTTCAAGGCGGCAAATGGTATAAAAAGCAGTATGACTTTTTCTCGCTGCCCATGTATGTTCGTCCCGATAGCATTATCCCAAAAGGCAGCGTCAATGACCGACCCGATTACGACTATATCGCCGATACGGTATATGAGATATTTAACCTTCAATCCCGCGCGGAATGCGTGGTAAGCTCTTATGACCAAAAACGGCAGGCCAAAGTAAGCGCGCAAAGAGATCAGAATGTTATCAATATAATAACCCAAGGCGATGTTAAATACATACTTCTCAACGGAATAACAAACGCCGAGGTCCAGGGCGCGCAGGCAAAGGCTTCGGAGCGCGGTTTGATGCTTGAGGCAAAGTCAAACAACATAAAGGTCGTTTTATAA
- the xylB gene encoding xylulokinase, which produces MKYLIGIDIGTSGTKTVLFDQFGEIVASSLFGYELIQPRNGWAEQDPLQWWNATVLGIRDALNQSKINPQDIAGIGLSGQMHGLVMLDSSKNLLRNSIIWCDGRSDLQAKKIAEKCGDKIIEITANPAMPAFTAAKLLWVKDNEPDIYSQCAHILLPKDYIRFKLTGVLATEVSDASGMQLLDVPKRTWSGELCEILRIDAKILPEVYESSYISGYVNAQAAEETGLYKGTPVAGGAGDQAASAVGNGIIEQGKVSDTLGSSGVVFAHTQEPLIDKLGRVHTFCHAVEGQWHVMGVTQGAGLSLKWFKDNFYQAEAKQAAEQNLNIYDIIMDQVQKIKIGADNLIFLPYLMGERTPHLDTNARGVFFGISAIHTKAHFARAVVEGITYSQRDCLNILIDMGVKPEYIVAGGGGAKSAYWRQMLADNFKRDVYTLQQDAGGCLGAAILSGVGTGLYRDVKTACESILKLENKTTPDMAASQIYDQYYQVYQSLYGDLKHRFKILSEVV; this is translated from the coding sequence ATGAAATATCTTATAGGCATTGACATAGGCACAAGCGGGACAAAGACCGTTTTGTTTGACCAGTTTGGCGAAATTGTGGCTTCGTCGCTGTTCGGATATGAGCTTATACAGCCCAGAAACGGCTGGGCGGAGCAAGACCCGCTCCAATGGTGGAACGCGACAGTTTTGGGCATAAGAGACGCGCTTAACCAAAGCAAGATAAACCCGCAAGATATCGCGGGAATAGGGCTTTCGGGGCAGATGCACGGGCTTGTTATGCTGGACAGTTCAAAAAACCTGTTAAGGAACTCTATAATTTGGTGCGACGGCCGAAGCGACTTGCAAGCCAAAAAAATAGCCGAAAAATGCGGCGACAAGATTATAGAAATTACGGCAAATCCCGCCATGCCCGCGTTCACGGCCGCAAAATTATTATGGGTCAAAGACAACGAGCCCGATATTTACAGCCAATGCGCGCATATATTATTGCCCAAAGACTATATCAGGTTCAAATTGACGGGCGTTTTGGCCACCGAGGTAAGCGACGCAAGCGGCATGCAGCTTTTGGATGTGCCCAAGAGGACATGGTCGGGCGAGCTTTGCGAAATTTTAAGGATTGACGCCAAGATTTTGCCCGAGGTTTATGAAAGCTCATACATAAGCGGCTATGTTAACGCCCAAGCGGCAGAAGAGACAGGGCTTTATAAAGGCACGCCCGTGGCGGGCGGCGCGGGCGATCAGGCGGCAAGCGCCGTGGGCAACGGGATTATAGAACAAGGCAAAGTATCGGATACTTTGGGGTCTAGCGGCGTGGTATTTGCGCACACCCAAGAGCCGTTGATTGACAAATTGGGCAGAGTGCATACTTTTTGTCACGCTGTGGAAGGGCAATGGCATGTTATGGGCGTGACGCAAGGCGCGGGCTTAAGCCTAAAATGGTTTAAGGATAATTTTTATCAAGCCGAGGCAAAACAAGCTGCGGAACAAAATCTTAATATATACGACATTATTATGGACCAAGTCCAAAAAATCAAGATAGGCGCGGACAATCTTATTTTTTTGCCTTATTTGATGGGCGAGCGCACGCCGCATCTGGACACGAATGCGCGAGGCGTGTTTTTTGGCATAAGCGCGATTCATACCAAGGCGCATTTTGCGCGGGCGGTCGTAGAAGGCATAACTTATAGCCAAAGAGATTGTCTTAATATATTGATTGACATGGGCGTCAAGCCCGAATACATCGTGGCGGGCGGCGGCGGCGCTAAGAGCGCGTATTGGCGGCAAATGCTCGCCGACAATTTTAAGCGCGATGTTTATACCTTGCAGCAAGACGCAGGCGGATGTTTGGGCGCTGCCATTTTGTCAGGCGTAGGAACGGGGTTATATAGAGATGTCAAAACCGCCTGCGAAAGCATATTAAAACTTGAAAACAAAACGACCCCTGACATGGCAGCTTCCCAAATATACGACCAATATTATCAGGTTTACCAATCATTGTATGGCGATTTAAAACATAGATTTAAAATTTTAAGCGAGGTTGTTTGA
- the xylA gene encoding xylose isomerase codes for MREFFKDIPKIKYEGKDSKNPLSFKFYEPDRVVRGKTMREHLKFAMSYWHTLCGQGIDMFGAASMDKSFGGTNPMEIAKLKAYAAFEILDKLDIDFYCFHDRDVAPEGDTLAETNKNLKEIVKLLKQLQQDYNKKLLWGTAKLFEHPRYMNGAATSPSADVFCYAAAQVKEALDATMELSGDGYVFWGGREGYETLLNTNMKLELDNLARFLRMAVDYAKSIGFEGDFYIEPKPKEPTKHQYDFDAATVIGFLKSYGLDNYFKLNIEANHATLAGHTFQHELRMAIDNKMFGSIDANQGDALLGWDTDQFPTDVYQTTLCMYEVLSAGGFTKGGLNFDAKARRSSNTFKDIFISHIAGMDAFAIGLIAADKIISDGRIDSFVAQRYQSFTTGIGKKIVEGKTSLKELAEIALTLDEIKVESGGQEYLESVINQILFS; via the coding sequence ATGAGAGAATTTTTTAAAGACATCCCCAAAATCAAATACGAGGGCAAAGACAGCAAAAACCCTTTGAGTTTTAAGTTTTATGAGCCCGACAGGGTGGTAAGGGGCAAGACAATGCGCGAGCATTTGAAATTTGCCATGAGTTATTGGCATACGCTGTGCGGCCAAGGGATAGATATGTTTGGCGCTGCTTCCATGGACAAAAGTTTTGGCGGGACTAATCCTATGGAAATAGCCAAGCTAAAAGCATACGCCGCGTTTGAGATTTTGGACAAATTAGATATTGACTTTTATTGTTTTCATGATCGCGATGTAGCGCCCGAAGGCGACACCTTGGCTGAAACCAACAAAAACCTAAAGGAAATAGTCAAATTGCTAAAACAGCTTCAGCAAGATTATAACAAAAAATTATTATGGGGCACGGCAAAGCTGTTTGAACATCCCCGATATATGAACGGCGCGGCGACTTCGCCTTCGGCAGATGTGTTTTGTTACGCGGCCGCCCAAGTCAAAGAGGCGCTGGACGCCACTATGGAGCTGTCGGGCGACGGCTATGTCTTTTGGGGCGGAAGGGAAGGCTATGAAACCTTGCTCAACACCAATATGAAACTGGAGCTTGACAATTTGGCCAGGTTTTTGCGAATGGCCGTGGATTACGCCAAGAGCATAGGCTTTGAGGGCGATTTTTATATAGAGCCCAAGCCGAAAGAGCCCACAAAACACCAATATGATTTTGACGCCGCCACCGTCATTGGATTTTTGAAATCTTACGGGCTTGACAACTATTTTAAGCTAAACATAGAAGCCAACCACGCGACCTTGGCGGGACATACTTTTCAGCACGAGTTAAGGATGGCCATAGACAACAAAATGTTCGGCTCTATTGACGCCAACCAAGGCGACGCTTTGCTGGGCTGGGACACCGACCAATTCCCCACGGATGTATATCAAACTACTCTTTGTATGTATGAAGTCCTCTCGGCAGGCGGCTTTACCAAAGGCGGGCTTAACTTTGACGCAAAGGCGCGCAGAAGTTCCAACACATTCAAAGACATATTTATCTCGCATATAGCGGGCATGGACGCCTTCGCTATAGGGCTTATCGCCGCGGACAAAATCATATCGGACGGGCGCATAGATAGTTTTGTCGCCCAAAGATACCAAAGTTTTACGACAGGCATAGGCAAAAAGATAGTGGAAGGCAAAACCAGCTTAAAAGAGCTTGCCGAAATCGCTTTGACTTTGGACGAGATTAAAGTAGAAAGCGGCGGCCAAGAATATCTTGAGAGCGTCATCAACCAAATACTGTTTTCATAA
- a CDS encoding alpha-L-fucosidase, producing the protein MNKRFEKSLWFRNLRFGMFIHWGLYAVAAKGEWIKSLQKISDEDYDKYFGMFDPVDFDAHNWAKCAKEAGMKYAVLTAKHHDGFCLFDSKFTDYKITNTKLKKDVVKEFLNAFRVQGLKVGLYYSLLDWRHEHYPAYKDPFHPMRDNPKYDTPRDFSKYLDYMHAQVKELVSNYCTIDLMWLDFSYGKYRGEYWRASELVKMIYSYQPEILINSRLDASGENLGGIMGQNPQVFSGDFACPEQLMPPQALKNEAGEHVPWEICVSMNESWGYNAADKNYKSADLLIKKLTEAVSKGGNMILNVGPDARGNISQECVEILRKIGAWLKIYGDSIYGCADSGLPKPEWGRYTKKDNIIFAHVYERPIGPLLLPSIDRKDIQRITMLDDFSELNIMTEWVAANYPQYTFVDIAPSKYKDITVLKIELKN; encoded by the coding sequence ATGAATAAAAGATTTGAAAAAAGTCTTTGGTTTAGGAACCTTAGGTTTGGCATGTTTATTCATTGGGGGCTTTACGCCGTTGCGGCAAAAGGCGAATGGATAAAAAGCCTCCAAAAAATCTCCGATGAAGATTATGATAAGTATTTTGGGATGTTTGACCCCGTTGATTTTGACGCGCATAATTGGGCAAAATGCGCCAAGGAAGCCGGAATGAAATACGCCGTATTGACGGCAAAACACCATGACGGTTTTTGCTTGTTTGACAGCAAATTCACCGACTACAAAATAACCAATACCAAGCTCAAAAAAGATGTAGTCAAAGAATTTTTAAACGCGTTCAGGGTCCAAGGCCTGAAAGTGGGGCTGTATTATTCTTTATTGGATTGGCGTCACGAGCATTATCCCGCATATAAAGACCCGTTTCACCCCATGCGCGACAACCCAAAATACGACACGCCGAGGGATTTTTCCAAATATTTGGATTATATGCACGCCCAAGTTAAAGAGCTTGTCAGCAACTACTGCACGATTGACCTAATGTGGCTTGATTTTTCTTATGGCAAATACAGGGGCGAGTATTGGCGGGCAAGCGAGCTGGTAAAGATGATTTATTCTTACCAGCCTGAGATTTTGATAAACAGCAGGCTTGACGCCTCGGGGGAAAACTTAGGCGGCATTATGGGCCAAAACCCCCAGGTTTTTAGCGGCGACTTTGCCTGTCCCGAACAGCTTATGCCGCCTCAGGCGCTCAAAAACGAGGCAGGCGAGCATGTGCCTTGGGAAATTTGCGTGTCAATGAACGAAAGCTGGGGATACAACGCGGCGGACAAAAACTATAAAAGCGCCGATTTATTAATAAAAAAATTGACCGAAGCGGTTTCCAAAGGCGGCAATATGATACTCAATGTCGGGCCGGACGCAAGAGGCAATATTTCGCAAGAGTGCGTAGAAATTCTGCGCAAAATAGGCGCATGGCTTAAAATTTACGGCGACAGCATATACGGCTGCGCAGACAGCGGCTTGCCCAAGCCCGAATGGGGCAGATACACCAAAAAAGACAATATTATCTTCGCGCATGTCTACGAACGCCCCATAGGTCCGCTTTTATTGCCGTCAATAGATAGAAAAGATATCCAAAGAATTACCATGCTTGACGATTTTAGCGAGCTTAATATTATGACCGAATGGGTGGCGGCCAATTATCCGCAATATACTTTTGTGGACATAGCGCCGTCTAAATACAAGGATATAACCGTTTTAAAAATAGAACTAAAAAATTAA
- a CDS encoding helix-turn-helix transcriptional regulator: MHYPGFFLERFFEAANELNYQSCFIKDQEFIEKIWILLKELMEHKKSNLLLVKGIIYTILGHLIESKMLKTANVPAPKQLTQKVLEYLNNNFKSKITLETLAEEFNYSKYYFSKIFNQYFACNLSTYINMLRATYVAAQLNENSAQKNIVELAFEAGFDSMRTFYRSFYQLFKTSPKNFKKQMYCQQKASK, translated from the coding sequence TTGCATTATCCCGGCTTTTTTCTTGAAAGGTTTTTTGAGGCGGCAAACGAACTTAATTATCAAAGCTGTTTTATAAAAGACCAAGAGTTTATTGAAAAAATTTGGATATTGCTCAAAGAGTTAATGGAGCATAAAAAAAGCAACCTCTTGCTGGTAAAAGGCATAATTTATACAATTTTGGGGCATTTGATTGAAAGCAAGATGTTAAAAACCGCCAATGTGCCTGCGCCCAAACAATTAACCCAAAAGGTCTTGGAATATTTAAATAATAATTTCAAATCAAAAATTACATTGGAAACTTTGGCCGAAGAATTTAATTATAGCAAATATTATTTTTCCAAGATTTTTAACCAATATTTTGCGTGCAACCTTTCAACCTATATCAATATGTTAAGGGCGACATATGTCGCCGCCCAATTGAACGAAAACTCCGCGCAAAAAAATATAGTGGAATTGGCTTTTGAGGCGGGGTTTGACAGCATGAGAACATTTTATCGCAGCTTTTATCAATTGTTCAAAACAAGTCCCAAAAACTTTAAAAAACAGATGTATTGCCAGCAAAAGGCAAGCAAATAA